One window of the Podospora pseudopauciseta strain CBS 411.78 chromosome 4, whole genome shotgun sequence genome contains the following:
- the AIP1 gene encoding WD40 repeat-like protein (COG:Z; EggNog:ENOG503NVTV; BUSCO:EOG092619L1) — MSIELDKIFAASPATTRGQPTQLSADPKGEQIAFASGKSIFLRSLTNPSSSKQYTSHTTTTTVAKFSPSGFYVASGDISGKIRVWDSVEAVNTKGEYPIISGRITDIAWDGDSQRVIAVGDGRERFGHCITADSGNSVGEVSGHSKVINAVAIRQQRPLRAATVSDDGSMCFLHGAPFKFNSKATGLHKGFVQGTEFSPDGSWMVTVGSDKRIQIYDGKTGEPLKVVGEGVHTGSILGVSWNKDSKRFVTASADKTVRVWDVQSGENVATWKIGEEGSSNPQDQQVGVVWTRGPQEIIVSLSLSGDLNYFTVGSSTPQEVIEGHNKSVTALSVTSNSNGTKVTTGSFDGKVVAWDIGTGVGKAPEGEAHSNQVVQFASAGGRVYSVGWDDTLRIIDEATNLFLASPVKLSSQPKGISASSDGTIAVALNSSIAIYDSDGKLLGETPVSYTPTTIAISGSYVAVGADNNTVQVYNLGSGGSLSSTEKLTNSTATISTLSFSPEGKHLAAGNSSGKIVVYTTGSWEVATDRWSSHTARVLSIAWNKAGTHAVSGGLDTNVFVWSLAKPGSRVKAANAHKDGVYGVAFVEGDEKVVSSGGDAAVKVWNVKNLQ, encoded by the exons ATGTCTATCGAGCTCGACAAGATCTTCGCCGCGTCCCCGGCGACAACCCGCGGCCAGCCAACCCAGCTCTCGGCCGATCCAAAGGGGGAGCAAATAGCTTTCGCT TCCGGCAAATCAATCTTCCTCcgctccctcaccaacccctcctcctccaagcaatacacctcccacaccaccaccaccaccgtagCCAAGTTCTCGCCCTCGGGCTTCTACGTCGCGTCGGGCGACATCTCGGGCAAGATCCGTGTCTGGGACTCGGTCGAGGCAGTCAACACAAAAGGCGAATACCCCATCATCTCGGGCCGCATCACCGACATCGCCTGGGACGGGGACTCGCAGCGCGTCATCGCCGTCGGTGACGGCCGCGAGAGGTTCGGCCACTGCATCACTGCCGACAGCGGCAACTCGGTCGGCGAGGTGTCCGGGCACAGCAAGGTCATCAACGCGGTGGCGATCCGGCAGCAGCGCCCGCTTCGCGCGGCGACGGTGTCGGACGATGGGAGCATGTGCTTCCTGCATGGCGCGCCGTTCAAGTTCAACAGCAAGGCGACGGGGCTGCACAAGGGGTTTGTTCAGGGGACCGAGTTCAGCCCTGATGGGTCGTGGATGGTGACGGTTGGGAGTGATAAGAGGATTCAGATTTATGACGGCAAGACTGGGGAGCCGCTTaaggtggttggggagggggttcaTACAGGGAGTATCTTGGGTGTGAGCTGGAATAAGGACTCGAAGAGGTTTGTGACGGCGAGCGCGGATAAGACGGTTAGGGTGTGGGATGTGCAGTCGGGGGAGAATGTTGCGACGTGGAAGAttggtgaggaagggagCTCCAACCCTCAAGATCAGCaagttggtgttgtttggaCTCGTGGGCCGCAGGAAATTATCGTTAGTTTGAGCTTGAGCGGTGATTTGAACTATTTCACCGTTGGCTCTTCTACCCCACAAGAAGTAATTGAAGGCCACAACAAGAGCGTCACCGCGCTTTCGGTCACCTCAAACAGCAACGGAACCAAGGTCACAACTGGCAGCTTCGACGGCAAGGTGGTCGCCTGGGACATTGGGACTGGCGTCGGGAAGGCCCCAGAGGGCGAGGCGCACTCCAACCAAGTCGTTCAGTTCGCCTCGGCCGGTGGCAGGGTCTACAGCGTCGGCTGGGACGACACCCTCCGCATCATCGACGAGGCTACAAACCtgttcctcgcctccccagTGAAGCTCAGCTCGCAACCCAAGGGCATCTCGGCGTCTTCGGACGGCACGATCGCGGTCGCTCTCAACTCCAGCATCGCCATCTACGACAGCGACGGCAAACTTCTCGGCGAAACACCCGTAAGTtacacccccaccaccatcgccatcaGCGGCTCTTATGTCGCCGTCGGCGCAGACAACAACACGGTCCAGGTATACAACCTCGGCAGCGGAGGCAGCCTCTCCTCGACCGAGAAACTAACCaactccaccgccaccatctcAACACTGTCATTCTCCCCGGAGGGAAAGCACCTCGCGGCGGGTAACTCGTCTGGCAAGATTGTCGTGTATACCACCGGCTCGTGGGAGGTGGCCACCGACAGGTGGTCCTCCCACACGGCGAGGGTGCTGAGCATTGCGTGGAATAAGGCGGGGACGCACGCCGTGTCGGGGGGGTTGGACACGAATGTTTTTGTCTGGAGTTTGGCGAAGCCGGGGAGCAGAGTCAAGGCTGCGAATGCACATAAGGATGGGGTGTATGGGGTTGCgtttgtggagggggatgaaaAGGTTGTGAGCTCGGGTGGCGATGCTGCTGTTAAGGTGTGGAATGTGAAGAATTTGCAGTAA
- the ALG13 gene encoding N-acetylglucosaminyldiphosphodolichol N-acetylglucosaminyltransferase catalytic subunit alg13 (BUSCO:EOG092658CI; COG:S; EggNog:ENOG503P3K1), whose amino-acid sequence MTTSTSRAATPPSPAYSVAGTLNETRDSHHVGSQQKPDPERVRNLSRSFDIDMMPDNDNGTLPAAITNTDATCPDSDRSQDNGRCLDLASSSTSTSTPSSAPQMASTEESPVLSGRNCFVTIGSIASFLPLLEQVITGPFLTHLQVAGFKKLTVQCGPNLAWFETQLEALRSGELLADLQVECFSYAPVLKPYMLECRGEQGKSLAGCVIAHAGAGTILEVRRYGAPLIVVPNPTLMDNHQLELAVEVQRQGWAVHGKVDNLPHAIDKRSLSARNTCCNWSRLTRDRKPGRKLELGLAAQLLTPHGCNWTRNPTVMAAVTQCRKSKLDSVMLPLW is encoded by the exons ATGACCACTTCAACTTCCAGGGCCGCTACACCACCGAGTCCTGCCTACTCGGTAGCTGGGACCCTCAACGAGACAAGGGACTCTCACCACGTCGGTTCCCAGCAAAAGCCCGACCCTGAACGTGTGAGGAACCTCTCAAGGTCGTTCGATATTGATATGATGCCCGATAACGATAACGGGACATTGCCAGCTGCCATCACTAACACGGACGCCACCTGTCCCGATTCGGACAGGAGTCAAGACAATGGGCGCTGCTTGGACCTCGCATCTagttcaacatcaacatcaacacccagTTCTGCCCCCCAAATGGCCTCGACTGAGGAATCCCCAGTCCTCTCTGGGCGTAACTGTTTTGTCACCATCGGCTCGATTGCTTCTTTCCTGCCTCTTCTCGAGCAGGTCATCACTGGCCCTTTCCTCACTCACCTACAGGTCGCCGGGTTTAAGAAGTTGACGGTCCAATGTGGTCCTAACCTTGCTTGGTTTGAGACTCAACTCGAGGCCTTGCGCTCAGGGGAGTTGCTGGCAGACTTGCAGGTGGAGTGCTTCTCCTATGCTCCTGTTCTGAAGCCTTATATGCTGGAATGCCGTGGCGAGCAAGGCAAGAGCTTGGCAGGGTGCGTCATTGCGCACGCAG GTGCGGGAACCATCCTCGAAGTCAGAAGATATGGGGCTCCCTTGATTGTGGTGCCCAATCCAACATTGATGGATAATCACCAACTGGAGCTTGCTGTGGAGGTGCAAAGGCAAGGCTGGGCAGTTCATGGGAAGGTTGA CAACCTCCCCCATGCCATTGACAAA AGGAGTTTGAGCGCAAGAAACACTTGCTGCAACTGGAGTCGCTTGACAAGAGACAGGAAACCCGGGAGAAAGCTGGAACTGGGGCTGGCAGCTCAACTCTTGACGCCGCACGGATGCAACTGGACTAGAAATCCAACAGTGATGGCAGCGGTGACACAGTGTCGGAAATCCAAATTGGACAGCGTGATGTTGCCGTTGTGGTGA
- the RSM24 gene encoding 37S ribosomal protein S24, mitochondrial (BUSCO:EOG09264KIV; EggNog:ENOG503P1QX; COG:J), which translates to MASAANSLRLCLRASRQLSVRPAASPLLRRALTTTAPQCARPGRKKGWKDPSDNFEFPEPYEGKVFQDLGEQLRYSLENDELAEADRAAVQQALASWENKPNEEKMEEQQIVKEIDKEFAPLRAPVRARRNSFWHEEEQDTDLITDEVGEDDFEENDMMAMGHAKLEEHREYREYARIAVWEMPLLSRFAKKFVPPKNNEVLRFRYTTYMGEFHPADRKVVVEFDPRDLFELTEVQRDKLRKLAGARYNPERGIIKMSCEKFELPAQNKRWLGDTIAKLITAAKDPTDTFEDIPLDTRHHKFKSIPKYPKEWYMSNQRRQQLLAQRRESLKLDHNKRQNSQLIDGVKVIQQGALSTLSASKEKEPVAVRVKPL; encoded by the exons ATGGCTTCCGCCGCCAATTCTCTCCGGCTATGCCTCCGGGCTAGCAGACAATTATCAGTACGACCTGCAGCGTCCCCCCTCCTGCGCCGGGCCTTGACCACAACCGCCCCTCAATGCGCTCGCCCAGGTCGCAAAAAGGGTTGGAAAGACCCCAGCGACAATTTCGAGTTTCCTGAGCCATACGAGGGCAAGGTCTTTCAAGATTTGGGCGAACAGTTGAGGTACTCTCTGGAAAACGACGAGTTGGCCGAGGCCGACCGGGCTGCCGTTCAGCAGGCCCTGGCGAGCTGGGAGAACAAGCCAAacgaggagaagatggaggagcagcagatTGTCAAAGAAATTGACAAGGAGTTTGCCCCTCTGAGAGCACCTGTTCGTGCTAGGAGAAATTCTTTCTGGCACGAGGAAGAGCAGGACACCGACTTGATCACCgacgaggttggggaggacgaCTTTGAGGAGAATGACATGATGGCTATGGGTCACgccaagctggaggagcacCGCGAGTACAGAGAATACGCACGTATTGCCGTGTGGGAGATGCCATTGCTTTCGA GATTCGCAAAGAAGTTCGTGCCGCCCAAGAATAATGAGGTTCTTCGTTTCCGGTACACCACATATATGGGGGAATTCCACCCTGCTGACCGCAAGGTCGTGGTCGAGTTTGACCCCCGGGATTTGTTCGAGCTCACCGAGGTTCAGCGAGACAAGCTTCGCAAACTGGCTGGTGCCAGATACAACCCAGAAAGGGGAATCATCAAAATGAGTTGCGAGAAATTCGAACTCCCAGCCCAGAACAAGCGATGGCTTGGTGACACGATTGCCAAGTTGATCACTGCGGCCAAG GACCCCACGGATACGTTTGAGGACATCCCCTTGGACACCCGGCACCACAAGTTCAAGAGCATCCCGAAGTACCCCAAGGAGTGGTACATGTCAAACCAACGAAGGCAGCAGCTCTTGGCTCAGAGGCGAGAGTCTTTGAAGCTGGATCATAACAAGAGACAGAACAGTCAACTGATTGATGGTGTAAAAGTGATCCAACAGGGCGCGCTTTCTACGCTCTCTGCGtcgaaggagaaggagcccGTGGCAGTGCGGGTCAAGCCTCTATAG
- the HFD1 gene encoding Hexadecenal dehydrogenase (EggNog:ENOG503NV38; COG:C), with translation MATKAPEFQATALEAIPKIASLARGQFRTHKTKNVEWRKTQLRKLYWALEDFKPQLVEALKSDLGKSSFEALLTEVDWVKKDCMWMLDHLDSFVKDQKLGSPDVPATYSIMNFRVKKEPLGTVLIIGPYNYPIQLLLCPLVGAIAAGCTAVLKPSELTPACAMWTKELIEKRLDSGSFSVVNGAIPETNALMAEKWDKIFFTGSAQVGSIIAQKAAQTLTPVVLELGGKNPAFITKNCGNLALAARRLLWGKTQNAGQVCMSQNYVLIDKDLVPTFIEFLKVAYKDMFPNGAKASPDLSRIVNKRHFHRIKKMLDDTQGKIVMGGELDESELYIEPTAVLVNSVNDSMMQEESFGPIFSIYPVNTLDEALNIANLIHKTPLSLFTFGNKAENNRILNEMTSGGATINDGFFHGAVNTVPFGGVGDSGWGAYRGKASFDSFTHFRTIAETPGWAEKLIRVRYMPYDFKALAFLNRLTEKSPNFDRSGKVVKGFGYWIKFLFGLGGKSAKGAFLRWLVVLAAHYMYTNRS, from the exons ATGGCTACCAAAGCTCCCGAGTTCCAGGCCACGGCCCTGGAGGCCATTCCCAAGATCGCCAGCCTCGCTCGCGGTCAGTTCCGCACTCACAAGACCAAGAACGTCGAATGGCGCAAGACGCAGCTTCGCAAACTCTACTGGGCCCTCGAGGACTTTAAGCCCCAGCTCGTTGAGGCGCTCAAGAGCGATCTTGGAAAGTCTAGCTTCGAGGCCCTCCTCACAGAGGTAGACTGGGTGAAGAAGGACTGCATGTGGATGCTCGACCATCTCGACAGCTTTGTCAAAGACCAGAAGCTGGGCTCTCCCGATGTCCCCGCCACTTATTCCATTATGAACTTTCGCGTCAAGAAGGAGCCCCTCGGAaccgtcctcatcatcggccCCTACAACTACCccatccagctccttctgTGCCCTCTTGTTggcgccatcgccgccggCTGTACCGCCGTCCTCAAGCCCTCCGAGCTCACCCCCGCGTGCGCCATGTGGACCAAGGAGCTGATCGAGAAGCGCCTCGACTCTGGATCCTTCTCGGTTGTCAACGGTGCCATCCCCGAGACCAACGCGCTCATGGCCGAGAAGTGGGACAAGATTTTCTTCACCGGCAGCGCCCAGGTCGGCTCCATCATTGCCCAAAAGGCTGCCCAGACACTCACCCCCGTtgtcctcgagctcggcggcaAGAACCCCgccttcatcaccaagaacTGCGGCAACTTGGCCCTGGCGGCCAGGAGACTCCTCTGGGGCAAGACCCAGAACGCCGGTCAGGTCTGCATGTCCCAGAACTATGTTCTCATCGACAAGGACCTCGTGCCTACTTTTATCGAGTTCCTCAAGGTCGCCTACAAGGACATGTTCCCCAACGGTGCCAAGGCCAGCCCCGATCTTTCGCGCATTGTGAACAAGAGGCACTTCCACCGCATTAAGAAGATGTTGGATGACACCCAGGGCAAAATCGTCATGGGTGGTGAGCTGGATGAGAGTGAGCTGTACATTGAGCCCACGGCTGTGCTGGTCAACTCTGTAAACGACTCGATGATGCAGGAGGAGTCTTTTGGTCCTATTTTCTCCATTTACCCGGTCAACACTTTGGATGAGGCGCTCAACATTGCCAACTTGATCCACAAGACGCCTTTGTCGCTGTTTACTTTTGGTAACAAGGCTGAGAACAACAGAA TTCTCAACGAGATGACCTCGGGCGGTGCGACCATCAACGACGGCTTCTTCCACGGCGCGGTCAACACGGTCCCCTTTGGCGGCGTTGGCGATTCCGGCTGGGGTGCTTACCGCGGCAAGGCCTCCTTCGACTCCTTCACCCACTTCCGCACCATCGCCGAGACGCCCGGCTGggccgagaagctcatcCGCGTGCGGTACATGCCCTACGACTTCAAggccctcgccttcctcaaccgcCTCACCGAGAAGTCGCCCAACTTTGACCGCAGCGGCAAGGTCGTCAAGGGGTTCGGCTATTGGATCAAGTTTCTGTTTGGTCTGGGCGGCAAGAGCGCCAAAGGTGCGTTCTTGAGGTGGCTTGTTGTCTTGGCGGCTCACTACATGTACACGAACCGATCCTAA
- the rrp4 gene encoding Exosome complex component rrp4 (EggNog:ENOG503NWAX; BUSCO:EOG09263IQ5; COG:J): MPITILPPKPSHPPPSPHDISDADSELSSDDGGGGAHLDFASLGLPSHQKSTHPPNNPLFTNLVTPGTLITPDHQWMRGHGTYIPPSTTNITSSLAGITTRTNKLISVSPLRARYTPEVGDLVVGRVLEVQAKRWRVDINSIQLASLPLSAINLPGGILRKRTETDELQIRTFFAEGDLVVAEVQQLFQDGGAVLHTRSLKYGKLRNGLFVALSGQGGGSGVVRSRRQVWTMEGQNGGGKMDVILGVNGYVWISKHIEQVAKELEQKHMGITNMEESVSAGVYSSQNDFIDSATMREIARLRNVVTALVENGCRVDEDMVIRGYAEACEMAMLGETGAEDIYLGGQRGEELTRALRN; this comes from the coding sequence ATGCCCATCacaatcctcccccccaaaccctcccacccacccccttccccccacgACATCTCCGACGCCGACTCCGAGCTCTCCAGCGacgatggcggaggaggcgccCACCTCGACTTCgcctccctcggcctcccctcccaccaaaaatccacccacccccccaacaaccccctcttcaccaacctcgtcacCCCCGGCACCCTCATCACCCCAGACCACCAATGGATGCGCGGCCACGGCACCTACATCCCCCCCAGCACCACaaacatcacctcctccctcgccggcatcaccacccgcACCAACAAGCTCATCTCCGTCTCCCCCCTCCGCGCCCGCTACACCCCCGAGGTAGGCGACCTAGTAGTAGGCCGCGTCCTCGAAGTCCAAGCCAAGCGCTGGCGCGTAGACATCAACTCGATCCagctcgcctccctccccctctcagccatcaacctccccggCGGCATCCTCCGCAAGCGCACAGAAACCGACGAGCTCCAAATCCGCACCTTCTTCGCCGAGGGCgacctcgtcgtcgccgaAGTGCAGCAGCTCTTCCAGGACGGAGGCGCAGTCCTCCACACGCGCTCGCTCAAATACGGAAAACTCCGCAACGGGCTGTTTGTTGCTCTTTCTGGGCAGGGCGGCGGGTCCGGGGTGGTACGGTCGAGGAGACAGGTCTGGACGATGGAGGGGCAGAACGGAGGGGGGAAGATGGATGTTATACTGGGGGTGAATGGTTACGTCTGGATCAGCAAGCATATTGAGCAGGTGgccaaggagctggagcagaAGCATATGGGGATTACGAATATGGAGGAGAGTGTCAGCGCGGGGGTGTACAGCAGTCAGAATGACTTTATTGACAGCGCTACCATGAGGGAGATTGCCAGACTGAGGAACGTCGTGACGGCGTTGGTGGAGAATGGGTGCagggtggatgaggatatgGTGATACGGGGGTATGCCGAGGCTTGTGAGATGGCCATGTTGGGGGAGACGGGGGCGGAGGATATCTATTTGGGTGggcagaggggggaggagttgacAAGAGCGTTGAGGAATTGA
- the MCT1 gene encoding [acyl-carrier-protein] S-malonyltransferase (COG:I; EggNog:ENOG503P0FC), producing MTLLLRGPCRLLAPHRHATCRPRAGAVCTSPPSSRFIALPQRRNASSSSTDNNAQQQAPSPSPAPRRTRPKTALFFPGQGVQKVGMLAPWLEAFPTTAVPIVEEIDHIVGYRLSDVIANGPSKDLNLTPNAQPAIMATSILILRILEKEFGFKVDERVDFTLGHSLGEFAALVSSGYIEFEDSLHMVQKRAEAMADATRKAEEEYGGEYGMVAIVSEPPHMQQLIPAIEEFVGYGSEGGKSESAENRSPIEQVLIANVNSKNQIVLSGNIERIKTLVAHVRQFLGHDPRAVRLKSDSPFHSPIMKPAVGVMHRILNGRSRRVRGREGEDIVSWPGLVPCVSNVTARVFGSREEVKDLLARQCLETVQWWGSIKYLDQEEKVRRWVGIGPGKVGRNLVGKEVGMRGKDAVKGGGVWAITDPSEIEEVLRGLEETENLVEEAE from the coding sequence ATGACTCTGCTGCTACGAGGGCCCTGTCGCCTGCTCGCCCCCCACAGACATGCGACATGCCGTCCCCGCGCAGGGGCAGTCtgcacatcaccaccatcgtcacGGTTCATAGCTTTACCACAACGCCGAAAtgcctcgtcttcttccaccgACAACAATGCGCAACAGCaggccccctccccctctcctgccCCGCGACGAACTCGCCCGAAAACagccctcttcttccccggtCAGGGCGTCCAAAAGGTCGGCATGCTCGCCCCTTGGCTCGAAGccttccccaccaccgccgtgCCGATAGTAGAAGAAATAGACCACATTGTCGGGTATAGACTCTCGGACGTGATCGCCAATGGCCCGTCCAAagacctcaacctcacccccaacgCCCAGCCCGCCATCATGGCGACCTCGATCCTGATACTGCGTATCCTAGAAAAGGAATTCGGGTTCAAGGTGGATGAACGAGTGGATTTCACACTGGGACATTCCCTGGGGGAGTTTGCGGCACTGGTGTCGTCTGGCTACATTGAATTCGAAGACTCGTTGCACATGGTGCAGAAACGGGCCGAGGCCATGGCGGATGCGACGAGgaaggcagaggaggagtacGGAGGGGAGTATGGCATGGTGGCTATTGTTTCCGAGCCGCCGCACATGCAGCAGTTGATACCTGCGATCGAGGAGTTTGTTGGGTATGGGAgcgagggggggaagagcgAGAGTGCGGAGAACAGGTCGCCGATCGAGCAGGTGCTTATTGCGAATGTTAATTCCAAGAACCAGATTGTGCTGTCGGGGAATATTGAACGGATCAAGACGCTGGTGGCACATGTGAGGCAGTTTTTGGGGCACGATCCTAGGGCTGTGAGGCTGAAGAGTGATAGTCCTTTTCATAGCCCGATTATGAAGCCTGCTGTGGGGGTTATGCATAGGATTTTGAACGGGAGGAGTCGTcgggtgagggggagggagggggaggatattGTTAGCTGGCCGGGGCTGGTGCCGTGTGTGAGTAATGTGACGGCGAGGGTGTTTGGGAGTAGGGAAGAAGTAAAGGATTTGCTGGCGAGGCAGTGTTTGGAGACTGTTCAGTGGTGGGGGAGCATCAAGTATTTGGatcaggaggagaaggtgaggaggtgggtggggaTTGGGCCGGGAAAGGTTGGGAGGAACTTGGTGGGCAAGGAGGTGGGGATGAGAGGGAAGGATGCGGtcaaggggggtggtgtgtggGCTATTACTGATCCGAgcgagattgaggaggtgttgagggggttggaggagacggagaatttggtggaggaggccgagtgA
- a CDS encoding hypothetical protein (COG:S; EggNog:ENOG503P2AJ) produces MSTTLPSIACLGVIGRNNNPLHISIFNSYDPSTNLFRPVRTPLQFSLLLSSTLDIFELRSRAHAAQGTGLTGDFGLLHAVDEKLAAYGFETNTGVKFVVVVDMRGRRASTAAAGVGEDGKKSSAVGTTGVGLREGEMRVVFKAMQAAYIRLMQNPFYDPDEHSPLTGPGKKITSRRFGEEMRKIGEGWVPGVTSL; encoded by the exons ATGTcgaccaccctcccctcaatTGCCTGCTTGGGCGTAATAGGTCGAAAC aacaaccccctccacatctccatcttcaactcctacgacccctccaccaacttGTTCCGTCCAGTCCGCACGCCCCTCCAATTCTCCCTActgctctcctccaccctcgacATCTTTGAGCTCCGATCCCGCGCCCACGCCGCCCAGGGAACCGGCCTAACAGGTGACTTCGGCCTGCTGCACGCGGTAGACGAGAAGCTGGCGGCCTATGGCTTCGAGACCAACACGGGGGTGAAGTTTGTGGTCGTGGTGGAcatgagagggaggagagcgtcgactgctgctgctggcgtgggagaggatgggaagaagagcaGCGCGGTGGGGACGACGGGGGTGGGACTGAGAGAAGGGGAGATGAGGGTTGTGTTCAAGGCGATGCAGGCGGCGTATATCCGGTTGATGCAGAACCCTTTTTACGATCCGGATGAGCATAGCCCGCTGACGGGGCCGGGGAAGAAGATTACGAGTaggaggtttggggaggagatgaggaagattggggaggggtgggtgccGGGGGTGACGAGTTTGTGA
- a CDS encoding hypothetical protein (EggNog:ENOG503P07A; CAZy:GT90; COG:S), with product MLEKRFSVPMSKPISLPIHTSSSRMKMKIKHRQKRRITQITLIAGGILVFYCFVFLWRTPSSSSSSSSSSSLKPALSKQQLSQRPPPPELLNNLSLDEDQCNAAFPGLTKEIDDAVAEGPFTMKRYSNNQGPLQGRIKDGQIYIIHAQRRKDLSQEMSNSRTASLHQLNRALLTSPSPLPDTLFTLNFQDTPFGTAWSYSRPASSPIFPPKSPSPTNPQQQRLFLIPHFSFWFWPLPFIRSLPHAASLITSLESTLPFPSKIPKAVWRGTTWFNSVLSPHLRQNLLQTTRPYPEIFDVQKLEWTGKSRNATNALPIQDFCRYKYVIHTEGIAYSGRFQFLQMCQSVVLTPPILWMQHTTHLVRPVYSGELTGKRWETTERVKGAWGTGVDAREANIVFVKPDWSDLEETVRWLEENPEVAEGIATRQRELFVGGGYFSKAAEACYWRALVTGWAKVVRPEGGEEAWEEGMPFEEFSLTNSFE from the exons ATGCTCGAAAAGCGCTTCAGTGTCCCGATGTCCAAACCAATATCTCTCCCAATACACACATCCTCGAGTCGAATGAAGATGAAAATAAAACACCGACAAAAACGACGAATAACACAAATAACACTCATCGCGGGTGGAATCCTCGTGTTTTACTGCTTTGTGTTTCTCTGGaggacaccatcatcatcatcatcgtcgtcgtcgtcgtcgtctttgAAGCCAGCACTTTCCAAACAACAACTAAGCCAAAGACCGCCACCCCCAGAGCTGCTCAACAATCTTTCCCTAGACGAAGACCAATGCAATGCTGCCTTCCCAGGCCTCACCAAAGAAATCGACGATGCCGTCGCCGAGGGTCCGTTCACCATGAAGAGATACTCCAACAACCAAGGCCCATTACAAGGAAGGATCAAAGACGGGCAAATCTACATCATCCACGCCCAGCGACGAAAAGATCTGTCACAAGAAATGTCAAAC TCCCGCaccgcctccctccaccaactcaaccgcgccctcctcacctccccctcccccctcccagacactctcttcaccctcaactTCCAAGACACCCCCTTCGGCACAGCTTGGTCCTACTCCcgccccgcctcctcccccatcttcccccccaaatccccctccccaaccaaccctcaacaacaacgcctcTTCCTAATCCCCCACTTCTCCTTCTGGTTCTGgcccctccccttcatccgctccctcccccacGCCGCCTCCCTCATTACCTCCCTCGAAtcaaccctccccttcccctccaaaATCCCCAAAGCCGTCTGGCGCGGAACAACCTGGTTCAACTCGgtcctctccccccacctccgccaaaacctcctccaaaccacCCGCCCCTACCCCGAAATCTTCGACGTCCAAAAGTTAGAGTGGACAGGCAAAAGCCGCAACGCAACCAACGCCTTGCCCATCCAGGACTTTTGCCGCTACAAATACGTCATCCACACCGAGGGAATCGCCTACTCGGGCCGGTTTCAATTTCTGCAAATGTGCCAGAGCGTCGTTTTGACGCCCCCCATTCTCTGGATGCAGCACACCACCCATCTTGTGAGACCCGTCTACAGTGGGGAGTTGACCGGCAAGAGGTGGGAGACGACTGAACGAGTCAAGGGCGCTTGGGGGACGGGTGTGGACGCGAGGGAGGCGAATATTGTTTTTGTCAAGCCTGACTGGTCTGATTTGGAGGAGACGGTGAGGTGGTTAGAAGAAAACCcagaggttgctgaggggaTCGCCACCAGGCAGAGGGAGCTGTTTGTCGGAGGGGGGTATTTCTCCAAAGCGGCCGAGGCGTGTTACTGGAGGGCGTTGGTGACGGGGTGGGCGAAAGTTGTGAGGcccgagggaggggaggaggcttgggaggagggaatgCCGTTTGAGGAATTTAGTCTGACGAATTCGTTCGAGTGA